From Arcobacter sp. CECT 8986, a single genomic window includes:
- the arsC gene encoding arsenate reductase (glutaredoxin) (This arsenate reductase requires both glutathione and glutaredoxin to convert arsenate to arsenite, after which the efflux transporter formed by ArsA and ArsB can extrude the arsenite from the cell, providing resistance.) yields MQDVTIWHNPRCGKSRDALKLLEEKGLDIKVVKYLETVPNEEEIKEVLQMLGIGAKDLMRTKEDIYKELKLKDVEDEEQLIKAMAENPKLIERPIVIKDGDAVVARPKENIQKLFM; encoded by the coding sequence ATGCAAGACGTTACAATTTGGCACAATCCAAGATGTGGAAAATCAAGAGATGCTTTAAAACTGCTAGAAGAAAAAGGCCTTGATATAAAAGTTGTAAAATATTTAGAAACAGTACCAAATGAAGAAGAGATAAAAGAAGTACTTCAAATGTTAGGAATTGGTGCTAAAGATTTAATGAGAACAAAAGAAGATATTTATAAAGAGTTGAAATTAAAAGATGTTGAAGATGAAGAACAGCTAATAAAAGCTATGGCTGAAAATCCAAAACTAATAGAAAGACCTATTGTAATTAAAGATGGTGATGCCGTAGTTGCAAGACCAAAAGAAAATATTCAAAAGTTATTTATGTAA